ATGAGCCAAGCTAAGGTCAGCCATTGGATTCTCAAATAGCCCCATCACAAATTTGATCCTCAAAATCCTCCTCACAGCATCATCAATTCTGCTCATAGGAATCACATTCTTCTTCACAAGTAAGGTTAAATCGTCGATGAACTCTATAAACTCTGTTGGGACCATAACCTATCATCAAACAGGAGAACCATAATCAAGAAGATCTTTCGATCTACCAAACCTCATTTAGATTAACTCAACTACAATAAATATGCGTTTTTCGTTTACCATGTCTATTCCAGCAAGTACACCGACTTGGACAGAGTACGTATAGTTAGCACGCTCCGGGGTCGTTATACGATCAATACCCCACATATCTGATATGACAAATCCCTGAAATTCAACCAAGAAAAGACGGTCACGCTTTTATTTCTCCAAGCTATTTTTTCAAGTAGATCAACAATTTTTAGCagcataaatatttttactttgaaTTTGAGTGTATTCTTAAGGTATCCTGTTATGAGATCCTTGTTGGCATGCATCTTAATCCCATTCCAGCTCGAATACGACACCATGACCGTCGCTACGCCCTTTTTAATCGAGTCAAGATAAGCCGGCATATGGATGTTCAGCATCCCATTCCAGTCTATGATTGTGTTGTTCTCGTTGATACCATTATTCGTTCCACCGTCTCCCACAAAGTGCTTTGCACAAGCTGCAACTTTTTTCctgttattatattttatatatgaacAAATAGCCACAAATCAGTAAGATATTGAAATCCCAGATCAGATCAAAAGTTTTCAGATAGTTTATAATGTACCTCCCATCAACAAATGGAAATTTGTTTGGATAATTTGACGGAGTATCTCCTTGTAAACCAGGTATGATCTCGGTCAGAGCTCGAACAATGTTATGATCTTCACTATAGCTCTCGTAACATCGTCCCCATCTTGGATCCCTACAGACCTGCAAAGACAGGATTGATGAATCAGCGAAACGTAGATTAGAACCAAAATCTATGGAAAACATTAACTTGATTTTACCGCGATACAAGGAGAAAACGCATAAGGAATTCCAGTGGCTCTAACTTCGAGAGCTGTTGCAGCACCTATCTTCTTAACAAGCTCAGGATCCCTGTTAATGTTTCCTCAATATCAATTCCCTGCTTAAACAAGGAACTTTACGAATCAAGAAAACATTGACTCCTTGCCTGGTAACTCCAAGACCGACATTGTGGGGGAAAATGGTGGCACCATAGACATTATTTTGTCCATGAACAGCATCAATCCCATATATCATGGGAATCCCCAGACGGGTCGAAAGAGCACCCTTTTGAAATTCATTCACCATATTCACCCAAGCCTCGGCTGAAGCCCTTGGCGCCGGTGTACTCCCTCCCCCGCTCAGAAGGCTACCTGATCAttgttttttttcccaattCAATCCACCATATTAGTTCATTTTATCAAGAAATCCATTCAAAAGGAATTCCTGCTCTGAAATGAAAACACACTTTTTACAAATCTTGACGTGTGCAATGTCAAATCTTCGAATATAAGAAGCCAAATTAAACGATTGATGCCCATGAGAAATTCAACGAAACAATGAACACGTGACGCTTACCAATGAAGTATTGCTTGATGTTATCTGCAGTTGCAACCTTGCGCTCAATCTGTGTCATCTGTCCGATCTTTTCTTCAAGGGTCATTCTCTCCATCAAATCATTGATTCTAACATTCAGTGACTGTTtcgggtctttgtatttcaagtACTCCGCCTCTATAAAACCAGCCCAAAGGCTGAGCACCACCAGCGCCGCCGCCAAGTGCACCGTAAGCCTCCCCATTCCGACCACCCGTATCACCGTCCTGTAACCACGTTAAAATCTATTTTAAGTTAACCTTCCATCTTCCCATTTATCTTCTATAGGTGCTTTGAATCAATCCTACAACGCATTTATTACTCCCCCATTAACGCCAAATGTGTCAAATTTGCATGTAATTACTATTAAACACAAGAAATGAATCGTGAAAATATGATCTGCCATTACTTTCTCCTTATCTTGAATCATGAAACAGATTCACTTGAGAAatcaaaaacttaaaacttTATCAATTCAAGAAACTTACTTCCTAGTTTAAAAAAAACTCCAAGAATCCAAAAAGATGGACGCAATGCGTTATAAAATCTTTTCGGTGGGAAATAGATTCTCAACTTCTGCTCCAAAACTCTCGCCTACACCATGGCTTTATATAGTCGAGGGATACAATTTTACGTGATTTCTGTcctaatatttaatattataaattggtGGGATTGCCAAATTGGTTTAACAAATTGGAAAAATGGcattaaaaatatatccaaCTTGTTATCCGATTCCAACTTGACGATGTGGTTGCTTTATCAGTTTATCCATTCTCTGTGAACTCAATGTTACAAGTTGAAGTGaaattgtgttattaattattttttatttaatagcCAACTTCTTCCCCATGTGCGGCGGTTGTAGTAAGAAAATTCCAACTTCAAAAACGTGAATAAAGTAGAATTTTTATTCAATGTTTGCGTGTTCTTCATGACTAAATCATTCATACAGAAgataaacataataataatagaataaTGAGTCGACAGGTGATTGTTCTGTGGTGATGATactgtttttaaattttgattttatatatttttttaaaaaaaaattatatttggtgTTATCGATCATCTCACGATTTTGGTCTTGTGACTTGCATTTTGTccattttaatcattttttatcgAAATCTTGATTTCATATCGATAAATGTAGTAAAacattcaatttatttaatcattatgaAAAAGAGGTATGATAAGAATTccatatttattgataattgaATTGATGTCACtcattatatatatcatatttaattataaataatttagaaaaaacatataataatacaaacttttatgatattttttttaaaaaaatggatatTTATGACGAAGTCTAAGTTTTGTCTTGTTTTGAGTTGATGTTAGACCAAGTTGCATGCACCAACGTAattgtgtttatttttattttaaaatttgaagaatTAAATATAAGAATATAATATAGATGGTTCTTAAcaatatcatataaaaaaaaaatttaatgtctggacagtttttttttttgtataatttttagaATGGTATGATTTGGTTTCTACGTGATCATATTTTCATTAGTAGACAGGGCGTACCAAAGTGGAGCGCTTTAGAagctatatatattttatatttttgggtattaatataattttaaaaacttttataaaatcgTCTCACATATCAATTTCGTGGAACAAATTTTAACACGATCCgacttataaaaaatattaatttttatatcaaaatattacttttcattataAACATGGATCGTGTTGACCCGTCTCGCTGGGAGATCTTGTAAatcataatatgatattagagaattttatattttatatttgatcgATATTAATTTGTATATGTTTGTTTATTAGGTTTAATATAACACTAATTGACTTTATATTTTCTATTTGAGCTTTCTAATGTTTTGTTAAGTATGGACAAacttacaaaaaatttaataggctacataatttttagaattagtgattatgttgtaagtacaaaaataaaactataaataaaaatatattattattattattattattattattattattattattattattattattattattattattacNNNNNNNNNNNNNNNNNNNNNNNNNNNNNNNNNNNNNNNNNNNNNNNNNNNNNNNNNNNNNNNNNNNNNNNNNNNNNNNNNNNNNNNNNNNNNNNNNNNNNNNNNNNNNNNNNNNNNNNNNNNNNNNNNNNNNNNNNNNNNNNNNNNNNNNNNNNNNNNNNNNNNNNNNNNNNNNNNNNNNNNNNNNNNNNNNNNNNNNNNNNNNNNNNNNNNNNNNNNNNNNNNNNNNNNNNNNNNNNNNNNNNNNNNNNNNNNNNNNNNNNNNNNNNNNNNNNNNNNNNNNNNNNNNNNNNNNNNNNNNNNNNNNNNNNNNNNNNNNNNNNNNNNNNNNNNNNNNNNNNNNNNNNNNNNNNNNNNNNNNNNNNNNNNNNNNNNNNNNNNNNNNNNNNNNNNNNNNNNNNNNNNNNNNNNNNNNNNNNNNNNNNNNNNNNNNNNNNNNNNNNNNNNNNNNNNNNNNNNNNNNNNNNNNNNNNNNNNNNNNNNNNNNNNNNNNNNNNNNNNNNNNNNNNNNNNNNNNNNNNNNNNNNNNNNNNNNNNNNNNNNNNNNNNNNNNNNNNNNNNNNNNNNNNNNNNNNNNNNNNNNNNNNNNNNNNNNNNNNNNNNNNNNNNNNNNNNNNNNNNNNNNNNNNNNNNNNNNNNNNNNNNNNNNNNNNNNNNNNNNNNNNNNNNNNNNNNNNNNNNNNNNNNNNNNNNNNNNNNNNNNNNNNNNNNNNNNNNNNNNNNNNNNNNNNNNNNNNNNNNNNNNNNNNNNNNNNNNNNNNNNNNNNNNNNNNNNNNNNNNNNNNNNNNNNNNNNNNNNNNNNNNNNNNNNNNNNNNNNNNNNNNNNNNNNNNNNNNNNNNNNNNNNNNNNNNNNNNNNNNNNNNNNNNNNNNNNNNNNNNNNNNNNNNNNNNNNNNNNNNNNNNNNNNNNNNNNNNNNNNNNNNNNNNNNNNNNNNNTTGGTTATGGCTCATTATTGTGGagtgtcttttgactttccacattcttgagttagttgaagagttttggctcttcatattcttgagttaatgggaagattaattgactcttggtgtgcattttggagcttataaatagtggggttcatttcctcatttcaagtacatgaaaatcttttctctttcaagcattctcttgcatttcatattgttagcttttcatttggactccgttaAATCTCGATGATAAAGTAAatgtacgttttcagttcgtcGTAGcagtgtctcgtgctaagtcactgttggttgttccgttgtatcctgggaaacagacgtccaagacgatcctcgaagcacatatAGGAGGAGATGAATCtattttaaggaaactgtacatgctacaggcctcggtttggttttactttcttttacatgatagtcatactgtaaacatcacaTTTGTTTCGGTTATTGCTTTATCTCTACAAGTTCATTTCTACGATATTGTtgttagcaatttttctaacaaaCTTAAAACAGATTACTCATTACGTGGTTTGTTTCAGATATGGCTACTGAAACCAGCATGCAAAAGGAAACTGGTTATGTTGTCCCTACTGTGGCTCAAGTTGTCCCTCATGTTACCCCACGTGCTGCTGCGGTTACTGTCCCAGCCAGTCACGGTGAAAAGCCTGAAAAGTTCACTGGTGTGGACTTCAAAAGGTGGCAGCAGAAGATGCTGTTCTACTTGACGATGCTGAACCTAGCCAGATTCTTGTCTGAGGATGCTCCTAAACTCACAGAGGGTGAGGGCGATGTTGAATCTGTTAGTGCGGTGGAGGCATGGAATCATTCTGATTTCTTATGCCGAAACTATGTACTAAACGGATTGGCTGATTCGCTCTATAACGTGTTTTGCGAAAAGAAAACGGCTAAAGAGCTGTGGGAATCCCTTGACAGAAAGTACAAAACCGAGGATGTCGGGGCCAAGAAATTTCTTGTTGGCCGCTTTCTGGACTTTAAAATGGCGGATTCAAAGCCGGTTATCAGCCAAGTTCAAGAACTCCAAGTGATTCTTCACGAGATTCACGGTGAGGGGATGAATTTGAGCGAATCATTCCAAGTGGCtgctattgttgagaagctaccacCAGTTTGGAAGgacttcaaaaattatttgaagcacAAGCGCaaggagatgaatgttgaagagcTCATTGTTCGACTTCGCATCGAGGAAGACAACAAGAGTTCGGAAAGACGATTGTTTTCTTCTACTGCTGCTAAAGCAAATGTTGTCGAGCATGGTCAAAGCTCGAAAAAAAGAACATTTTTCTCCTCCAAAAGGTTGAACCTGGGACCCAAAGGAGGCATTTCGAAGAAAAAGTTTTCTGGGAAATGCACAACTGTGATGGTATGGGTCACAAGGCCTCTGAGTGTAAGAAGCCGAAGAGAAACCGAGAGGCGAATGTGGTAGAGAACATTTCTCAGGAGGTTTCGAACATGAATCTTTGTGCTGTAATATTATAAGTTAATCTGGTGGGTTCTAACCCAAGGGAGTGGTGGATCGACACTGGTGCCACTCACCATGTTTGTTCCGACAAGGAGATGTTTGCTACTCTTGATGAATCTATGAATGGGGAAAAACTATTCATGGGAAATTCCGTCACTTCTGAAATCAAGGGTTAAGGAAAAGTTGTCCTAAAGATGACATCTGGAAAAGAACTGACGTTGAACAATGTGTTGTATGTACCTGACATCCGCAAGAACTTGGTGTCCGGGTCGCTTCTTAATAAGCATGGTTTTCGCATTGTGTTCGAGTCAGATAAGGTGGTTTTGTCAAAGATTGGAATGTTTGTTGGCAAATGTTATGTTTGTAACGGTTTGTT
This genomic interval from Primulina huaijiensis isolate GDHJ02 chromosome 14, ASM1229523v2, whole genome shotgun sequence contains the following:
- the LOC140956965 gene encoding uncharacterized protein isoform X2, whose protein sequence is MVNEFQKGALSTRLGIPMIYGIDAVHGQNNVYGATIFPHNVGLGVTRDPELVKKIGAATALEVRATGIPYAFSPCIAVCRDPRWGRCYESYSEDHNIVRALTEIIPGLQGDTPSNYPNKFPFVDGRKKVAACAKHFVGDGGTNNGINENNTIIDWNGMLNIHMPAYLDSIKKGVATVMVSYSSWNGIKMHANKDLITGYLKNTLKFKGFVISDMWGIDRITTPERANYTYSVQVGVLAGIDMVMVPTEFIEFIDDLTLLVKKNVIPMSRIDDAVRRILRIKFVMGLFENPMADLSLAHHLGSQEHRELAREAVRKSLVLLKNGKSADEPLLPLPKRSEKILVAGTHADDIGNQCGGWTIEWGGQTGNITIGTTFLTALRNTVDPLTEVVYSENPSAEYINSNNFSYAIVVVGELPYVETSGDSKTLTILEPGYSTISNVCGATKCVVIIISGRPVVIEPYLEKMDALVAAWLPGTEGQGITDVLFGDYGFTGKLARTWFRTVDQLPMNFGDPHYDPLFSFGYGLTTTPRVLKASQ
- the LOC140956965 gene encoding uncharacterized protein isoform X1, giving the protein MGRLTVHLAAALVVLSLWAGFIEAEYLKYKDPKQSLNVRINDLMERMTLEEKIGQMTQIERKVATADNIKQYFIGSLLSGGGSTPAPRASAEAWVNMVNEFQKGALSTRLGIPMIYGIDAVHGQNNVYGATIFPHNVGLGVTRDPELVKKIGAATALEVRATGIPYAFSPCIAVCRDPRWGRCYESYSEDHNIVRALTEIIPGLQGDTPSNYPNKFPFVDGRKKVAACAKHFVGDGGTNNGINENNTIIDWNGMLNIHMPAYLDSIKKGVATVMVSYSSWNGIKMHANKDLITGYLKNTLKFKGFVISDMWGIDRITTPERANYTYSVQVGVLAGIDMVMVPTEFIEFIDDLTLLVKKNVIPMSRIDDAVRRILRIKFVMGLFENPMADLSLAHHLGSQEHRELAREAVRKSLVLLKNGKSADEPLLPLPKRSEKILVAGTHADDIGNQCGGWTIEWGGQTGNITIGTTFLTALRNTVDPLTEVVYSENPSAEYINSNNFSYAIVVVGELPYVETSGDSKTLTILEPGYSTISNVCGATKCVVIIISGRPVVIEPYLEKMDALVAAWLPGTEGQGITDVLFGDYGFTGKLARTWFRTVDQLPMNFGDPHYDPLFSFGYGLTTTPRVLKASQ
- the LOC140957218 gene encoding uncharacterized protein, translating into MATETSMQKETGYVVPTVAQVVPHVTPRAAAVTVPASHGEKPEKFTGVDFKRWQQKMLFYLTMLNLARFLSEDAPKLTEGEGDVESVSAVEAWNHSDFLCRNYVLNGLADSLYNVFCEKKTAKELWESLDRKYKTEDVGAKKFLVGRFLDFKMADSKPVISQVQELQVILHEIHGEGMNLSESFQVAAIVEKLPPVWKDFKNYLKHKRKEMNVEELIVRLRIEEDNKSSERRLFSSTAAKANVVEHGQSSKKRTFFSSKRLNLGPKGGISKKKFSGKCTTVMVWVTRPLSVRSRRETERRMWEWWIDTGATHHVCSDKEMFATLDESMNGEKLFMGNSVTSEIKG